One region of Terricaulis silvestris genomic DNA includes:
- a CDS encoding lytic transglycosylase domain-containing protein produces the protein MDTPRMVRIAAIAAVSSALLVASSAGQSGTAPGPATAEAAVYTPPPPLPVQAERMRLRDGLAAAEREDWGGLAALRDSATDPLVRRMLQWRWAASTEAPLYFSDISQALDELQGWPGRTTMRTRAEQAIFDSSLRPAERIAFLRQDGGPITGDGRIALAVALKEAGQRGEANDIARNAFRDSGLTARAVQVAEQEFDFSSEDYAARVDGLLWRDQRSEARGLFGHLSSADRALANARIAVQSRQRRGLQAAIDAVPSSRQDDPGLLYDRAQYRRRTDQPVDAMQMAARIDARQAPIAARSDIFQERRLYVPRALRAGNYRLAYDLVSNHGLTSGESFADAEWMSGWLMLRFLDQPQRAAEHFAHLSENVSAPVSRSRALYWRAEAARAMGQAGDAERLFNEAAQYSFTYYGQLAATRGNRTATLSLPQTAAVSDAARNRFENRELVRALRLMAEVGAQSDFESIAFYLDDTLDDPQEVELLSNLGREQSYNRTALRNAKAGLFRNVIAVNAAYPLIDLPETVRSGNRIEPALVLSIIRQESEFDPSVVSHANAHGLMQLIPGTAQMQARREGLSYQRASLTGDPQYNMTLGSAHLADLVNDFGGSYVLAIASYNAGSHRAREWIADWGDPRSSSVDVVDWIELIPFAETRNYVQRVTENLQVYRYRLAGEPTQIQLERDLRRGSY, from the coding sequence ATGGACACTCCCAGAATGGTTCGCATCGCGGCAATCGCGGCCGTTTCGAGCGCGCTTTTGGTCGCCTCGAGCGCAGGCCAGTCAGGCACGGCGCCCGGCCCGGCGACGGCCGAAGCCGCCGTTTACACGCCGCCTCCACCGCTGCCGGTGCAGGCCGAGCGGATGCGGCTGCGCGATGGTTTGGCTGCCGCTGAACGTGAAGACTGGGGCGGCTTGGCCGCGCTACGCGACAGCGCAACTGATCCGCTAGTGCGGCGCATGCTGCAATGGCGCTGGGCGGCTTCGACCGAAGCGCCGCTCTATTTCTCCGATATTTCCCAGGCGCTCGACGAACTGCAAGGCTGGCCTGGCCGCACCACCATGCGCACGCGCGCCGAGCAAGCGATCTTTGACTCCAGCCTGCGCCCGGCGGAGCGCATCGCGTTCCTGCGCCAAGACGGCGGACCCATTACGGGCGACGGCCGCATCGCGCTCGCGGTAGCGCTGAAAGAAGCCGGCCAACGCGGCGAGGCCAACGACATTGCCCGTAACGCTTTCCGCGACAGCGGTCTAACCGCGCGCGCCGTTCAAGTCGCCGAACAAGAGTTCGACTTCAGCAGCGAAGACTACGCCGCCCGTGTCGATGGCCTGCTCTGGCGCGACCAACGCAGCGAAGCCCGCGGCCTGTTCGGCCATCTCTCATCGGCCGATCGCGCCCTCGCCAACGCCCGCATCGCGGTGCAGTCGCGTCAACGCCGTGGCTTGCAAGCCGCGATCGACGCCGTGCCGTCCTCGCGCCAAGACGATCCCGGCCTGCTCTACGATCGCGCCCAGTACCGCCGCCGCACCGACCAACCCGTGGACGCCATGCAAATGGCCGCGCGGATCGATGCGCGCCAAGCGCCGATCGCGGCGCGCTCCGACATTTTCCAGGAGCGCCGCCTCTACGTCCCGCGCGCGTTGCGCGCCGGCAACTACCGGCTCGCGTACGACCTGGTCTCCAATCACGGCCTCACGTCGGGCGAATCTTTCGCCGACGCCGAATGGATGAGCGGCTGGCTGATGCTGCGCTTCCTCGATCAGCCGCAGCGCGCCGCCGAACACTTCGCGCATCTCTCGGAAAACGTCTCCGCGCCCGTCAGCCGTTCGCGCGCGCTCTATTGGCGCGCCGAAGCCGCCCGAGCCATGGGCCAGGCCGGCGACGCCGAGCGCCTCTTCAACGAAGCGGCTCAGTACAGCTTCACTTATTACGGTCAGCTCGCCGCCACTCGGGGCAACCGCACGGCGACGCTGTCGCTGCCACAAACCGCCGCCGTCAGCGACGCCGCGCGCAACCGCTTCGAGAACCGCGAACTGGTCCGCGCGCTGCGGCTCATGGCCGAAGTCGGCGCCCAGAGCGATTTCGAGTCGATTGCGTTCTATCTCGATGACACGCTCGACGATCCGCAAGAGGTCGAACTCCTGTCCAATCTCGGCCGCGAGCAATCCTATAACCGCACGGCGTTGCGCAACGCCAAGGCCGGTCTTTTCCGCAATGTGATCGCCGTCAACGCCGCCTATCCGCTGATCGATCTCCCGGAGACGGTGCGCAGCGGCAACCGCATCGAGCCGGCGCTGGTGCTGTCAATCATCCGCCAAGAAAGCGAGTTCGACCCAAGCGTGGTCTCGCACGCCAACGCCCACGGCCTGATGCAGCTCATTCCCGGCACGGCGCAGATGCAGGCGCGCCGCGAAGGCTTGAGCTATCAGCGCGCCTCGCTCACGGGCGATCCGCAATACAACATGACACTTGGCTCCGCGCACCTTGCCGATTTGGTCAACGATTTCGGTGGCTCCTACGTGCTGGCGATCGCTTCCTACAACGCCGGCTCCCACCGCGCCCGCGAGTGGATCGCCGATTGGGGCGATCCACGTTCAAGTTCGGTTGACGTGGTGGATTGGATCGAACTGATCCCGTTCGCGGAGACGCGCAATTACGTGCAACGCGTCACCGAGAACCTGCAAGTGTATCGCTATCGCTTGGCCGGCGAACCAACGCAGATTCAGCTCGAACGCGACCTGCGCCGCGGCAGCTACTAA
- a CDS encoding threonine ammonia-lyase, whose translation MLPTIGDVKAAAERIKGIAVRTPLIRNDALDAQTGAKVFVKAENLQRGGAFKMRGATNAIAALAPEVRARGVIAFSSGNHAIAVSTAAKRFGVGAVIVMPIDAPKIKLDTTRSLGAEVVTYDRVKESREEIGAKLSGDRGLAMIKPFDDPFVIAGQGTAGLEIGEEISPDIVFVPASGGGLSTGTALALPKARIFAVEPAEHNDIQRTLETGSIQRNAPGIRSICDGLLTEQMGELTYPIARARFERVVPVSDEAVLRAMKFAFRHLKLVLEPSGAASLAALLEGGVDVRGQTVAIIASGGNVDAETFVRALAV comes from the coding sequence ATGCTCCCGACCATTGGTGACGTGAAGGCAGCCGCCGAAAGGATCAAAGGCATCGCCGTGCGCACGCCGCTGATCCGCAACGACGCGCTTGATGCGCAGACTGGCGCGAAGGTGTTCGTGAAAGCCGAGAACCTGCAGCGCGGCGGCGCCTTCAAGATGCGGGGCGCGACCAACGCGATCGCCGCGCTTGCGCCGGAGGTGCGCGCGCGAGGCGTGATCGCGTTCTCGTCCGGCAATCACGCCATCGCGGTATCGACGGCGGCGAAACGGTTTGGCGTCGGCGCTGTCATCGTAATGCCGATCGATGCGCCGAAGATTAAGCTCGACACCACGCGATCACTCGGCGCCGAGGTGGTGACTTACGATCGTGTGAAAGAAAGCCGTGAAGAGATTGGCGCGAAGCTTTCCGGCGATCGCGGCTTGGCCATGATCAAGCCGTTCGACGATCCGTTCGTAATTGCCGGCCAAGGCACGGCGGGTTTGGAGATCGGTGAAGAGATCAGCCCCGACATCGTATTTGTGCCGGCGAGCGGCGGCGGGTTGTCGACCGGTACGGCGCTTGCGCTGCCGAAGGCGCGCATCTTTGCGGTGGAGCCTGCCGAGCACAACGATATCCAACGCACGCTGGAGACCGGCTCGATCCAGCGCAACGCGCCGGGCATTCGCTCGATCTGCGACGGGCTGCTGACGGAGCAGATGGGGGAGCTCACTTACCCGATCGCCCGCGCGCGGTTCGAACGCGTGGTGCCAGTGTCGGATGAAGCCGTGCTGCGCGCGATGAAGTTCGCGTTTCGGCACTTGAAGCTCGTGCTGGAACCGTCGGGTGCGGCCTCGCTCGCGGCGCTGTTGGAAGGCGGCGTCGATGTACGCGGCCAAACGGTGGCGATCATCGCCAGCGGCGGCAACGTGGATGCGGAAACCTTCGTCCGGGCGCTGGCGGTTTAG
- the hrpB gene encoding ATP-dependent helicase HrpB, which yields MLPVEDVLPTLRAALAERGEAVLVAPPGAGKTTRVPLALLDEPWARTGKIILLSPRRIAARAAAARMASERGEAVGGTIGYRVRLDSRVGPKTRIEVVTEGVFTRMISDDPELRGVAAVLFDEFHERSLEGDLGLALARDTQSALRPDLKIVVMSATLDAARVAALLGDAPVIVSEGRRFPVTHVYRPRDPRALLEQETANAVRAALAAESGSALVFLPGVREIERTAERLRTDLRDPNVDIRPLYGAMSPADQDAAISPAPAGRRKVVLATSIAETSLTIDGVRIVVDAGLARRPRYEPALGLSRLETVRASQAAITQRAGRAGRLEPGVCWRLWSEGETRSLPAFERPEILDADLSGLALDLAAWGVGDPTTLAWLDPPPKPAWNEAIALLTRLGALDEAGRLTEHGAAIATLPLPPRLAHMVIESKQFGETWLAATLAVLLTEQGLGGRSPDLADRVNQLEWDKGKRADAARSLARRISLSAGGGTGRNDELASGRVLARAFPDRVAKSRGGGAFLMVNGRAASMDMSEPMASAPFIVIGETTGTAGKSRILSFAAISAQEVEEAFSAQIETRAAVSVDAATGAVRGRRTRRLGRVVLSEAPLEKLNADEMKQALLDAVRDDGLALLDWDDAAKQVRARVALMLSLEGEAWPDWSDDALSAKLDDWLAPALASRLGDVDVARALQNTLDYEERRRLDAEAPARFETPAGSSLAIDYEAEGGPALEVRLQELFGMDKHPTIAGGRVPLTLRLLSPAHRPVQTTKDLPGFWRGSYAAVRAEMRGRYPKHPWPEDPLSAPPTRRAKPRGS from the coding sequence ATGCTTCCGGTTGAGGACGTTCTTCCGACTTTGCGCGCGGCGCTGGCCGAACGCGGCGAGGCCGTGCTGGTCGCCCCGCCCGGCGCGGGCAAGACGACGCGTGTGCCTCTGGCTCTGTTGGATGAGCCGTGGGCGCGGACAGGGAAAATCATCTTGCTCTCGCCGCGCCGGATCGCGGCACGTGCCGCGGCGGCGCGGATGGCGAGCGAACGCGGCGAGGCCGTGGGCGGTACGATCGGTTATCGCGTGCGGCTGGATTCGCGCGTCGGGCCGAAGACGCGGATCGAGGTTGTCACCGAAGGCGTGTTCACGCGGATGATCTCGGACGATCCGGAGCTGCGCGGTGTTGCGGCCGTGCTGTTTGATGAATTTCACGAGCGCAGTTTGGAGGGTGATCTTGGCTTAGCCCTCGCGCGTGACACGCAATCGGCGCTACGGCCTGATCTCAAGATCGTGGTGATGTCAGCGACGTTAGACGCCGCGCGTGTCGCGGCGCTGTTGGGTGATGCGCCGGTTATTGTGAGCGAAGGCCGGAGGTTTCCGGTCACGCATGTCTATCGTCCACGCGATCCGCGCGCGCTGCTGGAGCAGGAAACCGCGAACGCTGTGCGCGCTGCGCTGGCGGCGGAGTCGGGCAGCGCACTTGTGTTTCTGCCGGGCGTGCGGGAGATCGAACGGACGGCAGAGCGGCTCCGCACCGATCTGCGCGATCCGAACGTGGACATCCGGCCGCTCTATGGCGCCATGAGTCCGGCGGATCAGGACGCTGCCATCTCTCCTGCGCCAGCGGGACGGCGCAAGGTGGTGCTGGCGACGTCGATTGCTGAGACCAGCTTGACCATCGACGGCGTGCGGATCGTCGTCGACGCTGGATTGGCGCGGCGACCGCGCTACGAACCGGCGTTAGGCCTCTCGCGTCTCGAAACAGTGCGAGCGAGCCAGGCCGCCATCACGCAACGGGCTGGGCGCGCGGGGCGCTTGGAGCCGGGGGTTTGCTGGCGCTTGTGGAGCGAGGGTGAAACGCGTTCGCTGCCGGCGTTTGAGCGACCAGAAATTCTCGATGCTGATCTCTCGGGCTTGGCGCTCGACTTGGCGGCGTGGGGTGTGGGCGACCCGACGACCTTGGCGTGGCTCGATCCGCCGCCGAAGCCGGCGTGGAACGAAGCGATTGCGCTGCTGACGCGGCTCGGGGCGTTGGATGAGGCTGGGCGGCTCACGGAGCATGGCGCGGCGATAGCGACGCTGCCGTTGCCGCCACGCTTGGCGCACATGGTCATTGAGTCCAAACAATTCGGCGAGACGTGGTTGGCCGCGACTCTTGCGGTGCTGCTGACTGAGCAGGGTCTAGGAGGACGCAGCCCCGATTTGGCTGATCGCGTGAATCAACTCGAGTGGGACAAAGGAAAACGCGCCGATGCCGCGCGAAGTTTAGCCCGCCGCATCTCACTGTCCGCAGGCGGCGGAACTGGTCGCAACGATGAACTTGCGTCTGGTCGGGTGCTCGCGCGCGCTTTTCCAGACCGCGTCGCGAAATCGCGCGGCGGCGGCGCGTTCCTTATGGTCAATGGGCGGGCGGCTAGCATGGACATGTCCGAGCCGATGGCCTCCGCGCCGTTCATTGTCATCGGTGAAACCACAGGCACAGCGGGCAAGAGCAGAATTCTGTCGTTTGCCGCGATCTCCGCGCAAGAGGTTGAAGAGGCCTTCTCCGCTCAGATCGAAACGCGTGCAGCAGTCAGCGTTGACGCGGCAACCGGCGCCGTGCGTGGACGGCGGACGCGGCGGTTGGGCCGCGTGGTTCTTTCCGAAGCGCCGCTTGAGAAACTGAACGCCGACGAGATGAAGCAGGCGCTGCTCGATGCTGTGCGCGACGATGGCCTGGCGCTGCTGGATTGGGATGACGCCGCGAAGCAGGTGCGGGCGCGCGTGGCGCTGATGCTGTCGCTGGAGGGTGAGGCGTGGCCGGATTGGTCTGACGACGCGCTGAGCGCCAAGCTCGATGATTGGCTTGCGCCGGCGCTAGCGTCGCGTCTCGGTGATGTAGATGTTGCGCGGGCGCTTCAAAACACGCTGGACTACGAGGAGCGCCGCAGGCTCGATGCTGAGGCGCCGGCGCGCTTTGAGACGCCTGCTGGCTCCTCCCTCGCAATTGACTACGAAGCCGAGGGCGGACCGGCGCTCGAAGTTCGCCTGCAAGAGCTGTTTGGTATGGACAAGCATCCCACAATCGCCGGCGGCCGCGTGCCGTTGACGTTGCGCCTGCTTTCGCCAGCGCATCGGCCGGTGCAAACGACGAAGGACTTGCCAGGCTTCTGGCGCGGCTCTTACGCCGCGGTGCGCGCCGAAATGCGCGGCCGTTACCCAAAGCACCCCTGGCCCGAAGATCCCCTGAGCGCGCCGCCGACGCGTCGCGCCAAACCAAGAGGCTCTTGA
- the tgt gene encoding tRNA guanosine(34) transglycosylase Tgt: protein MSGFPFEIHARDGAARIGVLRTPRGEVRTPAFMPVGTAGTVKALTVEQVASTGSDIILGNTYHLMLRPGGERMARLGGLHRFMRWDKPILTDSGGYQVMSLSQLRKLDAEGVTFRSHVDGAQHRLTPEVAIQIQADQIGADIVMQLDECPALPAPRADVQKAMELSLRWAERCKRAFGARDAQNLFAIVQGGTDAVLRRQSAESLVSEGFDGYAIGGLAVGEGHDAMLATLDVTTPCLPQERPRYLMGVGKPIDIVESVARGIDMFDCVLPTRSGRHGQAWTDAGPLNIKNARFAEDLTPVDESIDCPASRDYSKAYLHHLFKAGELLGQVLLSWHNVAYYQHLMQRLRDSIAAQNLDDFRAAFRARLTPEVED, encoded by the coding sequence ATGAGCGGCTTTCCGTTTGAGATTCACGCGCGCGACGGCGCGGCGCGCATCGGTGTGCTGCGCACGCCCCGCGGCGAAGTCCGCACGCCTGCGTTCATGCCGGTGGGGACCGCGGGTACCGTGAAGGCGCTGACGGTGGAGCAAGTGGCTTCGACCGGCTCAGACATCATTCTCGGCAACACCTATCACCTGATGCTGCGTCCGGGCGGCGAGCGCATGGCGCGACTTGGCGGGCTGCATCGCTTCATGCGCTGGGACAAACCGATCCTCACCGACAGTGGCGGGTACCAGGTGATGTCGCTCTCTCAGCTGCGGAAGCTCGACGCTGAGGGCGTGACATTCCGCAGCCATGTCGACGGCGCACAGCATCGGCTGACGCCGGAGGTCGCGATTCAAATTCAAGCCGATCAGATCGGCGCCGACATCGTTATGCAGCTGGACGAATGTCCCGCGCTGCCGGCGCCGCGCGCGGATGTGCAGAAAGCGATGGAGCTATCCCTGCGTTGGGCCGAGCGTTGCAAGCGTGCGTTCGGTGCGCGTGATGCGCAGAATTTGTTTGCGATCGTGCAGGGCGGCACGGACGCCGTGTTGCGCCGACAGTCCGCGGAGTCGTTGGTGAGCGAGGGCTTTGATGGGTACGCGATTGGCGGCCTCGCGGTCGGCGAGGGCCATGACGCCATGCTCGCGACGCTCGACGTCACCACGCCGTGTCTGCCGCAGGAACGGCCGCGTTACCTGATGGGCGTCGGCAAGCCGATAGACATCGTTGAAAGCGTGGCGCGCGGGATTGATATGTTCGATTGCGTTCTGCCGACGCGCTCCGGCCGGCATGGCCAAGCGTGGACCGACGCCGGGCCGCTCAACATCAAGAACGCGCGCTTTGCGGAAGACCTGACGCCGGTGGATGAGAGCATCGATTGCCCAGCCAGCCGTGACTATTCCAAAGCCTATTTGCACCATTTGTTCAAAGCCGGTGAGCTACTCGGCCAAGTACTGCTGTCGTGGCACAACGTCGCCTACTACCAGCATTTGATGCAGCGCCTGCGTGACTCCATCGCCGCGCAGAATCTCGATGACTTCCGTGCCGCGTTTCGCGCACGTCTTACGCCCGAGGTCGAAGACTAA
- the queA gene encoding tRNA preQ1(34) S-adenosylmethionine ribosyltransferase-isomerase QueA, protein MRVDLFDFQLPEELIALRPARPRDSARLLLVPAEGGFEDRTVRDALGLFRPGDLLVFNDTRVIAAALRAVRPSRDAQAPDVQVSLNLIERLAPDRWRALAKPGKRLKPGDLLLFEDGLKATIQAKHDEGAVDLCFDRSGAALDATIALVGAPPLPPYIAGKRAPDAEDARDYQTVFAANDGAVAAPTAGLHFTDELLLALEDAGVESARVTLHVGAGTFLPVKAEDTEAHTMHSEWREISAATADAVNRAKAEGRRVIAIGTTALRSLESASDEGGRVSAVSGGTDIFITPGYRFRVVDGLWTNFHLPRSTLFMLVSAFAGLERIQAGYAHAIANGYRFYSYGDASLLWRAE, encoded by the coding sequence ATGCGCGTTGACCTCTTTGATTTCCAGCTACCCGAAGAGCTGATTGCGCTCCGCCCCGCACGGCCGCGCGATAGCGCGCGGCTGTTGCTCGTGCCGGCTGAGGGCGGGTTTGAGGATCGAACTGTGCGCGACGCGCTGGGCTTGTTTAGGCCGGGCGATCTTCTGGTGTTCAACGACACACGTGTAATCGCGGCCGCGTTGAGAGCCGTGCGACCGAGCCGGGATGCGCAGGCGCCGGATGTCCAGGTCTCGCTCAATTTGATTGAGCGTCTCGCGCCAGATCGCTGGCGCGCCCTGGCCAAGCCGGGGAAGCGATTGAAGCCGGGGGACCTATTGCTGTTCGAGGACGGCCTAAAAGCGACAATCCAGGCGAAACACGACGAAGGCGCCGTCGATCTTTGCTTCGATCGCTCGGGCGCCGCGCTGGACGCGACGATCGCGCTGGTCGGCGCGCCGCCGCTTCCGCCGTACATCGCGGGAAAGCGCGCGCCGGACGCCGAAGACGCGCGCGACTATCAGACCGTGTTCGCGGCAAACGACGGCGCGGTCGCGGCGCCGACCGCTGGTTTGCACTTCACGGACGAATTGCTCCTCGCTCTGGAGGATGCTGGCGTAGAGAGTGCGCGCGTGACGCTGCACGTTGGCGCCGGCACTTTTCTGCCTGTGAAGGCCGAAGATACCGAGGCGCACACCATGCATTCGGAGTGGCGCGAAATCAGTGCAGCAACGGCGGACGCGGTCAATCGCGCCAAAGCCGAGGGCCGGCGCGTTATCGCGATCGGCACCACCGCACTGCGTTCGCTGGAATCCGCGTCGGATGAGGGCGGACGCGTCAGCGCGGTCTCCGGCGGCACCGATATCTTCATCACGCCGGGCTATCGCTTTCGCGTGGTCGACGGACTTTGGACCAACTTCCACCTGCCGCGCTCGACGCTGTTCATGCTGGTGTCGGCGTTCGCTGGGCTTGAACGCATACAGGCGGGGTATGCGCATGCGATAGCTAACGGCTACCGCTTCTATTCCTACGGCGACGCCAGCCTGTTATGGCGAGCGGAATGA
- a CDS encoding peptidylprolyl isomerase — protein MVDNSFHRLTLELDTGTVQIKLRPDLAPGHVQRIGELANEGFYNGVPFHRVIAGFMAQGGDGGNKNGTGGSKKPNLKQEFSAEAHVRGVCSMARTNDPNSANSQFFICLDDARFLDKQYTVWGVVEEGMEAIDALPKGEPPRTPGKIVSARAE, from the coding sequence GTGGTCGATAATTCCTTTCATAGACTGACGCTCGAGCTCGACACCGGCACGGTGCAGATCAAGCTGCGGCCCGATCTGGCGCCGGGCCATGTGCAGCGCATCGGCGAACTCGCCAATGAAGGCTTCTACAACGGCGTGCCGTTTCACCGCGTCATCGCCGGCTTCATGGCGCAAGGCGGCGACGGCGGAAACAAGAACGGCACCGGCGGTTCGAAGAAGCCGAACCTGAAGCAGGAATTTTCCGCCGAGGCGCATGTGCGCGGCGTCTGCTCGATGGCGCGCACCAACGATCCGAACTCGGCCAACAGCCAGTTCTTCATCTGCCTCGACGACGCGCGTTTCCTCGACAAGCAATACACCGTCTGGGGCGTGGTCGAGGAAGGCATGGAGGCCATCGACGCGCTGCCGAAGGGCGAGCCGCCGCGCACGCCCGGCAAGATCGTGAGCGCGCGGGCCGAGTGA
- a CDS encoding peptidylprolyl isomerase, translated as MLRVCGILAAGAVALSLLSMDAAAQSAPDPRNWRQVDPEHTLYIDTVHGRIVIEMYPEIAPRHVERLETLTRAGYYDGLMFHRVVDGFMAQTGDPLGTGEGASSLPDIREEFRFRRGPDMPFVEAANQGGARLGFYKAIPIESQPDAQMAVTADGRVAANALHCPGVVSMARADNPNSANSQFFIMRAPNTDLDKRYSIFGRVVWGQNAVMALAVGNPPPTPDRMVAVRIAADVPETERAPIYVLRTDGPAFRDLIDDTRRERSADFSVCDVQIPARVPRTENRERRWWSIIPFID; from the coding sequence ATGCTGCGCGTATGTGGAATTTTGGCGGCGGGCGCTGTGGCGCTCTCGCTTCTGAGTATGGACGCGGCGGCGCAATCGGCGCCCGATCCGCGCAATTGGCGTCAGGTCGATCCGGAGCACACGCTCTACATCGACACGGTCCATGGCCGCATCGTGATCGAGATGTATCCGGAGATCGCGCCGCGCCACGTCGAGCGCCTCGAGACGTTGACGCGGGCGGGCTACTACGACGGCCTCATGTTCCACCGCGTCGTCGATGGCTTCATGGCGCAGACCGGCGATCCGCTCGGCACCGGCGAAGGTGCATCGAGCTTGCCGGATATACGCGAGGAGTTCCGCTTCCGCCGTGGCCCTGACATGCCGTTTGTGGAAGCCGCCAACCAAGGCGGCGCGCGGCTCGGGTTTTACAAAGCGATCCCGATCGAGAGCCAGCCGGATGCGCAAATGGCGGTGACCGCTGACGGCCGTGTTGCCGCCAATGCGCTGCACTGCCCGGGCGTCGTCTCGATGGCGCGGGCGGATAACCCGAACTCGGCCAACAGCCAATTTTTCATCATGCGTGCGCCGAACACCGATCTCGACAAGCGCTATTCGATCTTCGGCCGCGTTGTGTGGGGCCAGAACGCCGTGATGGCGCTTGCCGTTGGCAACCCCCCGCCCACGCCGGACCGCATGGTCGCGGTGCGGATCGCGGCTGACGTGCCCGAGACCGAGCGCGCGCCTATATACGTGCTGCGCACCGATGGCCCGGCGTTCCGTGATTTGATTGACGATACGCGCCGCGAACGGTCAGCCGATTTCTCGGTGTGCGATGTGCAAATTCCCGCGCGGGTTCCGCGCACTGAAAACAGAGAGAGACGCTGGTGGTCGATAATTCCTTTCATAGACTGA
- the coaD gene encoding pantetheine-phosphate adenylyltransferase produces the protein MSKRVSVGLYPGTFDPPTNGHVDIIARAATLVDRLVIGVAINEDKGPLFTLQERVEMVQEQCAKIKGEAEIVIQPFDTLLMSFAESVGAQIIVRGLRAVADFEYEFAMVGMNQKLNPAIETVFLMADPTHQAIASRLVKEIARLQGSVAHFVPQEVERRLKAKFGVS, from the coding sequence GTGAGCAAAAGAGTCAGCGTTGGCCTTTACCCCGGGACCTTCGATCCCCCGACCAACGGCCATGTGGATATCATTGCCCGCGCCGCCACTTTGGTGGACCGCCTCGTCATCGGCGTGGCTATCAATGAGGACAAAGGCCCGCTCTTCACCCTCCAGGAGCGGGTGGAGATGGTTCAGGAGCAGTGCGCCAAGATCAAAGGCGAAGCCGAGATCGTCATCCAACCTTTTGACACATTGCTGATGTCATTCGCCGAAAGCGTAGGGGCGCAAATCATCGTCCGGGGACTTAGAGCGGTCGCCGACTTCGAGTACGAATTCGCCATGGTTGGGATGAACCAGAAGCTAAACCCAGCCATCGAAACAGTATTTCTCATGGCCGACCCGACGCACCAAGCGATCGCGTCCAGGTTGGTGAAAGAAATCGCGCGACTGCAAGGAAGCGTCGCGCACTTCGTGCCTCAAGAAGTAGAAAGACGACTGAAGGCAAAGTTCGGGGTGTCTTGA